Below is a genomic region from Methanolobus sediminis.
AAGTCCGTTTTTTCCCGGTGAAGAAGTCCTTTCTGCCAGTCGTTTATGATTCTGATGGCAGCTCTGGTTTCATCTATTTCACCTTTCTTCTTCAGGAAATTACATTGAAGTCCTATCATCTCAAGCAAGTCATAAGAGTTTTCATCAGTGAATGTGATCTTGTAGAATGATTCCAGTATTTCCCTGTCCTCTTCAACAAGCTTTTCGATGATTTTCAAGGCCACACCAATTTGGTCTTTAATATGAGTTGAATCTTTTATTCCCAGAAGTCCCTGTATATATTCATCATGCTCATCAAGAGGAAATACACCAGGAGTGTCAAGGAATACAATACGTGAACCTGCATTCACTATCTGTACACCTTTAGTATGACCTGATATTGATGAAGTCGAGGCTTTTCCTCTACCTGCTACTCCGTTTATTACAGAAGACTTTCCGGTATTCGGATAACCAATACAACCAACCTGTATGTCTCTTCCCTGTATATCTGCGACTTCCAGTATTTTATGCCTGAGCATGGTTGTTCCGAATCTCTCTTTCGAAGAAACGAATACAGCTGGGGCTATTTTTGCCATTCTGGATTTTGCTTTTTCAAGTTTTTCCTTTGGGACAAGGTCACACTTGTTCAGTACAATGATAAAACGCTTCTTTGCACGTGCAATATCCTTTTCGATTTCGCTGTTCCTTGTTTCATCTGGAAAACGTGCATCTACAATTTCAAGAAGGACATCAGCTTTCTTTATGACGTCCTTGACCAATAATTTCTGGCTTGCCATGGTATTTCCCGGTATCAGAAAAGTAATTCGTATAGTTAATCTCAGATTAAATAATGGATGTTCATATTCCCTGAAAGGATATATTATCTTTGATAGATATTTCGCATATTCTTCGACCGGTCTTCTGATTTACTAATCTTTATAACAGTATCCAATATATTAAATGGGTTGATAATACGGCTATTATATCTTTTGATTCTTAGTTATGTACAAATTGTAGAACATGTATAGTAACATGTCCGTTTGGAATTATATTTGAGGGAGATAGAACTTCTTCAAACACTCCTTTTGTGCCGGATGAGCTGAGATGAACTGGATTTGCCAGCAGATCATGTTGTCAGGCATGCCTTGATGTTTGGTTATCCAAAGTATGAAGTTCACAGTATTCCCGGTAGGAATCCTGCGGATATAACGTGGAAATAACATTCTTATTTTCTAATCTTATCATTTATTCCTGCTATTCATATTGTTTTTTGTATACAGTTTTGTCGAAATTGTTTTCCATGGCAATTTCTAAAATAGGAATCTATAAATACCATTATGTTTGTTAGAACATAACGCTAGAAATCATGATAGTTAATGGGAATGGACGAATACTTGGAGGCTAAAAATGGCATACAAATCTCAAAAAAACATCCTTGTTGGTATGGCACTTCTGCTCTTTCTGGCAGTTGTGGTACCCTGTTCAGCCACAACCGTCGATATAAGAGGCGAAGCTATTGACACAGGAGCTATTGATGCAGGCAATATATCCTGGGACTATTCCAATTTCCCTGGATTATATTTTGCTGCTAACAAATACACTCAACTTTCTGCAGGTGCCGGGGAACACCTTTACTTTGAAAATGATGATGACGGAGGAAGCCTTTCTCTTGGTTCTGCAAATCCGAATGCTAATGTAATTGATGAAGGGGAGCTGATTTATACTACAAAGCAGGTAGCTTCTAAATACAAAGTCTATTCTGAAGTATCTAACATTACCAGGGTTACCAAATTTTACACTCTTTCATTATTCGGAACCATGTATTGTGCAGTTGATAATGATGCTACAAAGCTTGCAAAAATTTTGATGCAGCAAAGTGATAACGATAAGAAGACCATGAAAAGTGGTGAAGAGTGGTCAATGAAGAACGGTTACTCACTGGTGATGAATGCTGTTGATGTAGACGGTTCTAAGTGCTATATGACATTGTACAAGAATGGCGAGGTGCTTGACACTGGTGTGGTTTCCACAGACGGAAGTAATGATGATAAAATATACTTTGTTGAAGATGAATGTTCAGACGGTTCCGATCATATATATTTCCTGACTTATGTGGATTCTATTTTTGCAGGAAAGGAAGATAACTTTGCAGTTCTCAAGTATACATGGCTTTCTGATAAGGATAGTTATATGGAAGTTTCATCTGGTGACGAGTTTGGGAACTTTGAAGTTGATGAAGCATTTGCAAGCGGATTAAAATTATCAAATAGCAATTCCATCTCTATCAACGTTAATGCAGGTACAGCAACTCCAATTACAGGAGACCTGTACTTTAAGGCATCTGATGAAGGAAAAGGTAGTAACGGTGGTTATGTTTTCTATCCTGTAAAGGTACTTACTGTAGAAGACTCATCTTCAATGACTGTAAGCAAAGCTGA
It encodes:
- a CDS encoding GTPase yields the protein MASQKLLVKDVIKKADVLLEIVDARFPDETRNSEIEKDIARAKKRFIIVLNKCDLVPKEKLEKAKSRMAKIAPAVFVSSKERFGTTMLRHKILEVADIQGRDIQVGCIGYPNTGKSSVINGVAGRGKASTSSISGHTKGVQIVNAGSRIVFLDTPGVFPLDEHDEYIQGLLGIKDSTHIKDQIGVALKIIEKLVEEDREILESFYKITFTDENSYDLLEMIGLQCNFLKKKGEIDETRAAIRIINDWQKGLLHREKTDLE
- a CDS encoding S-layer protein domain-containing protein: MAYKSQKNILVGMALLLFLAVVVPCSATTVDIRGEAIDTGAIDAGNISWDYSNFPGLYFAANKYTQLSAGAGEHLYFENDDDGGSLSLGSANPNANVIDEGELIYTTKQVASKYKVYSEVSNITRVTKFYTLSLFGTMYCAVDNDATKLAKILMQQSDNDKKTMKSGEEWSMKNGYSLVMNAVDVDGSKCYMTLYKNGEVLDTGVVSTDGSNDDKIYFVEDECSDGSDHIYFLTYVDSIFAGKEDNFAVLKYTWLSDKDSYMEVSSGDEFGNFEVDEAFASGLKLSNSNSISINVNAGTATPITGDLYFKASDEGKGSNGGYVFYPVKVLTVEDSSSMTVSKAEDTAVNESSSDSDEVVVDMSSDSNDGSDISGNTNSASENDNGSSAIETKAVENSVPGFELPLAVISISLVFLLRRTTLK